A window from Limanda limanda chromosome 14, fLimLim1.1, whole genome shotgun sequence encodes these proteins:
- the dpf2 gene encoding zinc finger protein ubi-d4 translates to MAAVVENVVKLLGEQYYRDAMEQCHNYNARLCAERSVRMPFLDSQTGVAQSNCYIWMEKRHRGPGMAPGQLYTYPSRRWRKKRRSHPRDDPRLVFPSVKSEVDLAVKKDAVLSSDGSSLEALLKGDSLDKRTTTEIRGSEEDSNTSDYTGVLNPAARIRKKIVEPDDFLDDLDDEDYEEDTPKRRGKGKGKGRGVGSSTRKKLDTAAQEDRDKPFACDTCGKRYKNRPGLSYHYAHSHLAEEEGEQKEEVEIHEPARPLPDEPKTPKKGPDGLALPNKYCDFCLGDSKTNLKTGQSEELVSCSDCGRSGHPFCLQFTSVMMAAVKTYHWQCIECKCCNICGTSENDDQLLFCDDCDRGYHMYCLNPPMSEPPEGSWSCHLCLELLKDKASIYQTQNAPPS, encoded by the exons ATGGCAGCTGTTGTTGAGAATGTTGTCAAACT GCTCGGGGAGCAGTACTACAGAGATGCAATGGAGCAATGTCACAACTACAACGCCAGGCTCTGTGCTGAGAGGAGTGTCCGGATGCCGTTCCTCGACTCACAGACCGGGGTTGCTCAGAGCAACTGCTACATTTGGATGGAGAAGAGACACAGGGGACCAG GCATGGCTCCAGGGCAGCTGTACACCTACCCctccaggaggtggaggaagaaacGGCGATCTCATCCTCGGGACGACCCCCGACTTGTCTTCCCTTCTGTCAAGTCAG AGGTGGATTTAGCAGTGAAGAAGGACGCTGTGTTGTCGTCGGACGGCAGCAGCCTGGAGGCTCTGCTGAAGGGCGACTCCTTGGACAAACGTACGACCACAGAGATCCGAGGGTCTGAAGAAGATTCAAACACGAGTGATTACACTGGAGTGTTGAACCCTGCAGCTCGGATCAGAAAG AAAATCGTCGAGCCTGACGACTTCCTGGACGACCTAGACGATGAAGATTATGAGGAAGATACACCTAAAAGAAGAGGCAAAGGGAAAGGGAAG ggtCGAGGAGtgggcagcagcaccaggaaGAAGCTGGACACAGCAGCACAGGAGGACAGGGACAAGCCGTTCGCCTGTGACA CCTGTGGGAAGCGCTACAAGAACCGTCCCGGCCTGAGTTACCACTACGCCCACTCCCACCTGgctgaggaagagggggagcagaaggaggaggtggagatccACGAGCCTGCCAGGCCGCTGCCAGATGAGCCTAAAA CTCCCAAGAAAGGCCCGGATGGTCTCGCATTGCCTAATAAGTACTGTGATTTCTGCCTGGGAGACTCCAAAACCAACCTAAAGACTGGTCAGTCCGAGGAGTTGGTGTCCTGCTCCGACTGTGGCCGCTCAG GCCACCCGTTTTGCCTGCAGTTCACGTCTGTGATGATGGCCGCCGTGAAGACGTACCACTGGCAGTGCATCGAGTGCAAGTGCTGCAACATCTGCGGAACCTCAGAGAACGAC GATCAGCTTCTGTTCTGTGACGACTGCGATCGAGGCTATCACATGTACTGTCTCAACCCCCCCATGTCTGAGCCTCCAGAGG GGAGCTGGAGCTGTCATCTATGTCTGGAACTGTTAAAAGACAAGGCTTCCATCTACCAGACCCAGAACGCCCCCCCCTCGTGA